One genomic window of Papilio machaon chromosome 17, ilPapMach1.1, whole genome shotgun sequence includes the following:
- the LOC123721886 gene encoding uncharacterized protein LOC123721886 translates to MEIKENKSNEEGNVLKELTKELRVVLTRTPTPVGPQADRRVSESDSDAAASMASAASRVGSLEVLNRDDLGRFWSEGRGQKRPSEVDMAGWSDEERSEASACRGPRTEKRAQAKAARQRAEEDLAREANIARFRRETRAKLFPEPKQKMEERGAAQLQEQVKEDLEVITKVATKSSNLKGTFVRTLKDAAASIKEAVEVLGARTVTEETRHLQADNARLRAEMASLRKELAELREEMQRGRTQGPAPTATDMIAEAAPTGPSQLEEICRTVMVQVGGMLNARLASFEDRLLPEKRLRPPLAADKRNSGRSYAAALSGPAPVSAPVPAPRVQGKAPPAPPAKPGASGLPRQAPGSSTQRPAASAQIRPSKAQARATKVGTSSTPLSEGEKKKKKKKKKKTKSSPPQGHQQPPQPPQLIEFPWIKVGPKKRPDAKSRARKLQEPQSSAVVLTLQPGAEEKGATYAKVIAAAKEKIDVAEFGGQGVRLRKAANGGRLFEFPGASSGEKADSLAQKLREVLGSEVVRVSRPMKMASLRVTGLDDSVTSAEVVAAVAAAGVCPAEQVRAGGINAGRDGLGSIIVTCPVAAAKKIVEGGRLLVGWVSAQIQLLDARPLMCFKCHERGHTVGQCSEEVDRSALCYRCGQPGHKARECSAALCCAVCTAAGRPAGHRAGSRACVSPPKGKKKGGKGSSSQVAGQSSSSPQAVAPVAEEVPMVEG, encoded by the coding sequence atggaaataaaagaaaataaaagtaatgagGAGGGGAACGTGTTGAAGGAGTTGACGAAGGAGTTGAGGGTTGTGCTTACGCGCACCCCGACACCGGTAGGGCCTCAGGCCGACAGGAGGGTTTCGGAGTCCGACTCGGACGCGGCGGCGAGCATGGCGTCCGCTGCTAGTCGCGTTGGGTCCCTGGAGGTATTGAACCGGGACGATCTCGGTAGGTTCTGGAGTGAgggtcgcgggcaaaagcgcCCCAGTGAGGTAGATATGGCAGGCTGGTCTGATGAGGAAAGGTCGGAGGCATCAGCTTGCAGAGGGCCTCGTACAGAAAAGAGGGCCCAGGCGAAAGCAGCTAGGCAGAGGGCTGAGGAAGACCTCGCCAGGGAGGCAAATATCGCCCGCTTTCGGCGGGAGACCCGGGCTAAGTTGTTTCCGGAGCCCAAGCAGAAGATGGAAGAGAGGGGGGCAGCCCAGCTGCAGGAACAAGTAAAGGAGGACTTGGAGGTCATCACCAAGGTAGCAACCAAGTCCTCCAACCTGAAGGGTACATTCGTGCGGACCCTTAAGGACGCCGCGGCATCTATTAAGGAAGCCGTGGAAGTCCTCGGGGCCCGCACAGTCACGGAAGAGACGCGGCACTTGCAGGCGGACAACGCCCGCCTAAGAGCCGAGATGGCCAGCCTCCGCAAGGAGCTGGCAGAGCTACGGGAGGAAATGCAGAGAGGGCGGACACAAGGTCCCGCCCCCACAGCCACAGACATGATCGCGGAGGCCGCCCCTACAGGGCCCTCCCAACTAGAGGAGATCTGTCGGACGGTGATGGTCCAGGTGGGCGGGATGTTAAATGCCCGCCTGGCCTCGTTTGAAGACAGGCTCCTCCCGGAGAAAAGATTGCGGCCGCCGCTGGCAGCCGACAAGAGAAACAGCGGACGCTCTTACGCGGCGGCGCTCTCGGGGCCAGCACCGGTATCAGCACCGGTGCCAGCTCCACGAGTACAGGGCAAGGCGCCCCCAGCGCCGCCAGCCAAACCTGGCGCCAGCGGGCTCCCGCGGCAGGCTCCCGGTTCGTCCACGCAGCGCCCTGCGGCGTCCGCACAAATTCGTCCGTCCAAAGCCCAAGCGCGGGCTACAAAAGTAGGCACTTCTTCTACCCCGCTTTCAGAGGGggagaagaagaaaaagaaaaagaagaagaagaagacaaAAAGTAGTCCTCCACAGGGGCATCAGCAGCCGCCGCAGCCGCCGCAGCTTATTGAGTTCCCATGGATTAAGGTGGGGCCTAAAAAGCGGCCCGACGCAAAGAGTCGCGCCCGTAAGCTCCAAGAACCCCAGTCGTCAGCAGTCGTCCTGACGTTGCAACCGGGGGCGGAAGAGAAGGGCGCGACTTATGCGAAGGTGATTGCCGCGGCAAAAGAAAAGATAGACGTGGCGGAATTCGGTGGTCAGGGGGTCCGACTTCGAAAGGCAGCCAATGGAGGCCGCCTTTTCGAATTCCCAGGGGCCTCCAGTGGTGAAAAGGCGGACTCCCTGGCTCAAAAGCTGCGGGAGGTCTTAGGTAGCGAAGTCGTCCGGGTCTCCAGGCCCATGAAAATGGCTAGCCTACGGGTTACGGGTCTGGACGACTCCGTTACCAGTGCCGAGGTGGTCGCCGCTGTTGCGGCGGCAGGAGTATGTCCAGCGGAACAAGTGCGGGCTGGAGGAATAAACGCTGGCCGCGACGGACTAGGGTCAATAATTGTTACCTGTCCCGTCGCAGCtgcgaaaaaaattgtagaggGCGGAAGGCTGCTCGTGGGCTGGGTGTCCGCACAGATCCAGCTTCTGGACGCCCGGCCCCTTATGTGCTTTAAGTGTCACGAACGTGGGCACACGGTGGGCCAATGCAGCGAAGAGGTTGATCGCAGCGCTTTGTGTTACCGTTGCGGTCAACCGGGCCACAAGGCCCGCGAGTGCTCCGCGGCACTGTGCTGCGCGGTTTGCACTGCCGCTGGCAGGCCGGCAGGCCACCGCGCGGGCAGCAGAGCCTGCGTCTCCCCACCCAAGGGGAAAAAGAAGGGAGGAAAAGGCAGTTCGAGCCAGGTGGCCGGACAGTCTTCTTCCTCGCCCCAGGCGGTAGCGCCAGTGGCTGAGGAGGTTCCAATGGTCGAAGGTTAA
- the LOC123721887 gene encoding spermatogenesis-associated protein 21-like, whose protein sequence is MGEDTSMSDYTCSEDEGASGRRLGAAGAACSEDAARPNKGGKPRSAGLTLKYRTGTTHKRPLAATSADEDAPAVAHKVASSSTRGRVRRPVGVYSFLKEAKDYVADGGDSEGEDPDPTYRPSGRKTSPVVASAKASDDGTPDALSRGTVEALAEEALKSVEKIKEEIKKSSHLKGTVWGQINRATKCVVEAVEGLRDITPDEEQRRLRADNARLSRELDIVRNELRAFKQAYVESQRKSAAAPKEATGPQQPNFEEVLRYAMEEMKGQLLQSVGGMINARLQDLEMRLPPEPVMRPPLRADQRQPPPPRHKSRSGIVEGAMEVDGEAQPSPAPTPRAVKKAPKKGAAKRPTAPPPPPPSKGKQGAGQADATPPPPTAGTSGEGEAQSGTVGNSWSEVVRRKKRGNAAVAAYSPPSAGTTRQIAPAPPKAVKIVAPKTAAIVVTLKKGATMTNAEGATTDAKYTEVLAKARSSISLREFGLESVKIRTSMTGSKLMEVGGTSPEETADRLAAALVEAVGSWADITRPTKMAVLRITGLDDTVTTEEVAAQLASVGGCPPTSMKVGNIRPSFWGGGSALVKCPATAAKAVVKAGRVAIGWTMATVKAVEAQPLRCYKCMMLGHTRALCPAETENGRLCFRCGSEGHKSAECEAPCKCTVCATTGRPHSHVMGGAKCTPPSVKGKAPSSSRVPRTQPQPHGSRMAEEEEMQVS, encoded by the coding sequence ATGGGGGAGGACACCTCCATGTCGGACTACACGTGCTCAGAGGACGAGGGCGCCTCCGGGCGCCGGCTGGGAGCCGCGGGCGCCGCGTGCAGCGAGGACGCCGCAAGGCCAAACAAGGGAGGTAAGCCGCGGTCAGCGGGCTTGACATTAAAGTACCGAACGGGAACGACCCATAAACGGCCGTTGGCCGCTACATCCGCAGATGAGGACGCCCCGGCCGTGGCGCATAAAGTGGCCTCCTCTTCGACGAGGGGCCGCGTTAGGCGCCCGGTAGGGGTTTACAGCTTCCTCAAGGAAGCTAAAGACTACGTAGCTGATGGGGGGGATAGTGAGGGGGAGGACCCCGACCCAACTTACCGTCCATCCGGGAGGAAGACGAGCCCCGTAGTGGCTTCAGCAAAAGCCTCTGACGACGGGACCCCCGACGCCCTATCCAGGGGCACGGTCGAGGCCCTCGCCGAGGAGGCTCTCAAAAGCGTGGAGAAAATTAAGGAAGAAATCAAGAAGAGTAGCCACCTAAAGGGTACCGTGTGGGGCCAAATTAACCGGGCCACTAAATGCGTTGTTGAAGCGGTTGAGGGCCTCCGCGATATAACGCCAGATGAAGAGCAGCGCAGGCTCCGCGCGGACAATGCTCGCCTTTCAAGGGAGCTGGATATTGTCCGCAACGAGCTGCGTGCCTTCAAGCAGGCGTACGTGGAGTCGCAGCGGAAGTCCGCTGCAGCCCCGAAAGAGGCCACAGGGCCACAGCAGCCCAACTTTGAGGAGGTGCTAAGATATGCTATGGAGGAAATGAAGGGGCAACTCCTGCAGTCGGTAGGCGGGATGATCAATGCCCGCCTACAAGACCTGGAGATGCGCCTTCCTCCGGAGCCCGTCATGAGGCCCCCCCTGCGTGCCGACCAACggcagccgccgccgccccgtcACAAGTCCCGGTCGGGGATCGTGGAGGGCGCCATGGAGGTGGATGGGGAAGCCCAGCCATCCCCGGCGCCCACACCTAGGGCGGTAAAGAAGGCACCGAAGAAGGGCGCTGCAAAGCGGCCGACTGCCCCCCCGCCACCTCCTCCCTCCAAGGGAAAACAGGGGGCAGGACAGGCAGACGCGACCCCTCCCCCCCCAACCGCTGGAACAAGTGGAGAGGGGGAAGCCCAGTCGGGGACTGTGGGCAACTCCTGGTCCGAGGTTGTCCGGCGGAAGAAGAGGGGAAATGCCGCTGTCGCTGCTTATTCCCCCCCCTCAGCCGGAACAACCCGGCAGATCGCCCCGGCCCCACCAAAGGCCGTTAAAATCGTGGCCCCAAAAACCGCGGCCATAGTGGTGACCCTCAAGAAAGGGGCCACCATGACCAATGCGGAAGGGGCCACGACTGACGCGAAGTACACCGAGGTCCTGGCAAAGGCCAGGTCCTCGATATCCCTGAGGGAATTCGGTTTGGAGTCGGTCAAGATCCGAACGAGCATGACCGGCTCCAAACTGATGGAGGTCGGGGGGACCTCCCCCGAGGAAACTGCTGACCGCCTTGCCGCCGCCCTGGTGGAGGCAGTAGGCAGCTGGGCGGACATCACCCGCCCAACCAAAATGGCCGTCCTCAGGATCACCGGTCTGGATGACACGGTGACCACTGAGGAAGTGGCGGCCCAACTGGCATCGGTCGGCGGGTGTCCCCCCACCTCCATGAAAGTAGGCAATATCAGGCCGAGTTTCTGGGGCGGAGGCTCCGCCCTGGTCAAGTGCCCAGCGACTGCCGCTAAGGCAGTCGTGAAGGCGGGACGAGTGGCCATCGGATGGACGATGGCCACCGTCAAAGCAGTGGAGGCCCAGCCATTGCGTTGCTATAAATGCATGATGCTGGGCCACACTCGCGCTCTATGCCCAGCGGAGACAGAGAACGGGCGTCTCTGCTTCCGCTGCGGCAGTGAAGGACACAAGTCGGCAGAGTGCGAGGCCCCCTGCAAATGCACCGTGTGTGCAACGACGGGGCGCCCACACTCACATGTGATGGGGGGTGCCAAGTGCACACCCCCGTCGGTGAAGGGCAAAGCCCCGTCGTCGAGCAGAGTGCCTCGCACTCAGCCCCAACCGCACGGCAGCCGTATGGCTGAGGAGGAAGAAATGCAGGTATCTTAA